The sequence below is a genomic window from Calditrichota bacterium.
CCTCTATGTGGATTTCTGGAAAGCGCTCGTCATAGTAGCTCACATAACGCTTGGCCACGGCGGTCATTCGGCTCGCAAAGGGGATGAGCGTAACGGCGAGCACAACGCTGCTCAGCACGAGGAGATGCAGAACAACCAACGGATGTCGTCTCTGTGGCACCGCCGCATAGAACGAAAGGCTGCTCACGCTTCCCAAGAAGTTACCGAAGAAATTGCTCTTGTCCTTCGTCATCCGGCAGGACCTGTGCAGTTAGTACTCGAGGGCTTGTTCTTCGCCGCGCAGCACGCGCAGCACGCCTGCAACCATAGCCTCCATCTCAAATTCACCGGCGAGGACCATCACCGGACCAAGGAACTGGACGCGCGCGGACACCCAATCTACCAGGAGGCCAGAATGCGCCAGCCCACCCGTGAGCACCACCACATCGACTTTGCCGGCGAGGACGGTGGCCATGGCGCCGATCTCCTTGGCAATCTGGTAAGCCATCGCCTCGTAGACTTGCCGGGCAAATTCGTCGCCTTCGGCAATGCGCCGCTCCACCTCCTCGGCGGAACTTGTGCCGAGATAGGCTACCAGTCCCCCCTTGCCCATCACTAAGGTGCGCATCTCCTTCTCGGTGTATCGCCCTGAGTAACAGAGGCCGATGAACGGCTGGAGCGGCAGGCCTCCGGTGCGCTCGGGCGAGAAGGGGCCGTCGCTTGAGGCATCATTGACATCGACTATCTTTCCCGCTTTGACCGGTGCTACTGAGATGCCCCCGCCGAGGTGGGCAACGACCAGGTTGGTCTCCGCCAAAGACTTGCCCAGTCTTGCGGCGGCGCGGCGCGCGACCTCATGGATGCTCAGCGCATGAGCTAATGCTCGCCTCTGAATGAGCGGATGCCCCGAATAGCGGGCAAGCGGCTCGAACTCATCCACCGACAACGGGTCGGTCACATAGGCCTCGACACCGGCCTCCCGGGCAAACTCAAAAGCCAGCGCGCACCCCAAGTTGGCCACGTGTTCGCCCTGCAGGTTTGCCTTAGCGTCAGCCAGCATCCTCTCGTTGACGCGGTAGGTCCCCCCGGCGACGCTCCGCAACAGCCCGCCGCGCCCAGCAACTGCCGCCAGCGACCGCAACTCCAAGCGTTGCCGGGCAACAAAATCGGCGATCGCCGCCCGCCGCATCTCGAACTGGTCCCACACGTGAGGATGCTTGGCCAGCTCTTCAGCAGGGTGCGTCAAGGTCTCCCGTGCCTCTGCCTGCTCCGCGAGGAACAGCGCCACCTTTGTGCTCGTGGATCCGGGGTTGATGACCAATATGCGCACGAATCACTCTCCGCTACATGTGGCTGTTCACCGCACCACGAGACCGCGAAGCACACCCAGCGGCCTTCGCTGCCAAATGTGACCCAAGGGGTCACCCAGTCAAGGATCGAGAGGGGCAGGCGGGCTCACGACCGAGCACGCGCCCCTGAAAGCTGAGCTCCCAACACGATGACCACCCCGGCAAGGCAGGCAAGGAAGAGGAAGTACAAGGGCATGGACAACGAACCCGCGCGAGGGGCAATCAGGAGCGCCGCCAGTCCTAAGAGTGCAAGGGCGGCCATGATGATGATGTTTCGCCGCTCCTTCTTCAAGCGGATGTTCTCCACGGTCAGCTTGCGATGCTCCAGAACGCGCCGAATGACATTGGTCAGTTTCTCCGGCGGAAAGGGCTTCATGAGGTAGTCGTAGGCCCCTTCCCGCATGGCCTGCACCGCCGTTTCCACGCTGGCGTGGGCGGTGATGATGACCACCGGAAGGTCCGCTTGTGCCTCTTGCAGTTTCTTCTGCAACACGATGCCATCCATGCCAGGCATGCGAATGTCGATAACGGCCACGTCGAACGGGCGCTCCTTGGCCACAGCCAGCGCCTTTAGCGCGTCCTCCGCCGTCTCGACTTCAAAGCCCT
It includes:
- the buk gene encoding butyrate kinase; translation: MRILVINPGSTSTKVALFLAEQAEARETLTHPAEELAKHPHVWDQFEMRRAAIADFVARQRLELRSLAAVAGRGGLLRSVAGGTYRVNERMLADAKANLQGEHVANLGCALAFEFAREAGVEAYVTDPLSVDEFEPLARYSGHPLIQRRALAHALSIHEVARRAAARLGKSLAETNLVVAHLGGGISVAPVKAGKIVDVNDASSDGPFSPERTGGLPLQPFIGLCYSGRYTEKEMRTLVMGKGGLVAYLGTSSAEEVERRIAEGDEFARQVYEAMAYQIAKEIGAMATVLAGKVDVVVLTGGLAHSGLLVDWVSARVQFLGPVMVLAGEFEMEAMVAGVLRVLRGEEQALEY
- a CDS encoding response regulator yields the protein MEKAKVLVVDDEQVMRDSLRAWLEDEGFEVETAEDALKALAVAKERPFDVAVIDIRMPGMDGIVLQKKLQEAQADLPVVIITAHASVETAVQAMREGAYDYLMKPFPPEKLTNVIRRVLEHRKLTVENIRLKKERRNIIIMAALALLGLAALLIAPRAGSLSMPLYFLFLACLAGVVIVLGAQLSGARARS